The genomic region GAACCGCTCCGGGTCCAGCGCAGCGCCCACCCCGTTGGCGCTGTCGACCACCATCGCGAGCCGCTGCAGATCGGTGGTCGGCTCCGAATCGACAAGCGGCACAAGCGGACTCATCCACGATATGTTGCCGGTGCCGTCGGTCGCCGGTTGGCGCCGCCAGCTGACCGCCTCGAGGTAGCCTGTCGCCCCCTGCCAGCTGTGTGGCACCGGATCGGGTGCGCCCTCGACCAGGGGTGGATAGCGGTCGGTCGTGGCGTCGCTTGTGTCGCTGGTCGCCAGCAGCCAGGCGGTGACACGCGCCACGACACGGTCGGCGCCGCCGGGCCGGGCGGCCGACATCTCGGCCACGATCAAGGAGATCCGTGCGCCGGGGCGCTCCACCCGCGTGTGCACCCGCACCGGTGCGACGGGAATCGCGCCGAAGATGTCCAGGGTGAGGCGGCCGACCCGCATCCCGGTGTCGGCGGCCGACTCCTCGATCAGCTTGGTCATCAGCGCAAGCGGCGGCGACCCGTGCTGGATCCGCGGATCCCAGTTGCTGCGGGTCCCGTCGGTGGAGTCGAACAGTTGACCCGTGCCGTCGGCGCCGACACGGCGGTAGAAGCAGTCGATCACGCAGCGGGCTCCGCGGTGCGCAGCACGGCCTCGTCGGCGTCGGGTGAGCCCTCGTCGGGCACCTCGGGCCAGCCTGGGTACGGTGGCGGCGTCCCGCCGAACTCCGGGCAGTGTGACCGGTGGGCGCACCAGTCGCACAGTGCCGACGGTCGCGGGCGGAAATCGCCGGTGGCGCCCGCGGTCAGGATTGCCCGCCATATCGCCATCAGCGTCTTCTCGAAGCGCAGCAGCTCGTCGTGGTCGGGGGAGTAGTCGAGGATCTGACCGTCGGCCAGGTACAGCAGCCGCAGCCGCGTCGGCAACACCCCGCGAGAGCGGAACAACGCCACGGCGTAGAACTTCATCTGGAACATTGCCTTGAACTCGGCGAGGGCCCGCGCCTCGGGAGGGGCCTTGCCGGTCTTGTAGTCCACCACCCGCAGCTCGCCGGTAGGCGCGACGTCGATGCGGTCGACGAAGCCACGCAGCAGCGTGCCGTCGGCCAGCTCCACCTCGACCCGCTGTTCGCAGCTGTCGGGTTCGAAGCGGGTGGGGTCCTCGAGCCGGTAGTAGCCCGCCAGCAGGGCCCGCGCCTCGGCGAGCAGGTCGGCGCGCAGGTCCGGTGCGATGTCGCCGGCCAGATCGGGCTTTTCGGCCAGTACCTGGTCCCAGGCGGGGTCGACGAGGGTCAGTGCGGTCTCAGGCCCGCGCTGCGGAGCCGGCAGTGCGTAGAGCTGCTCCAGGGCGGCGTGCACGACGGAGCCCCGCAGCTGCGCGGAAGACGGCGGCTCCGGCAGCCGGTCGATCGCGCGGAACCGGTACAGCAGCGGGCATTGCTTGAAGTCGGCGGCCCGCGACGGGGACAGCGCCGGGCGCCGCGCCGGCCGGGCCTGCTCCGGCCCGAGGCGCGAGCCGCCGTCATCCCCGTGCTGATCACCCATACCGGCAGCCTAGAACCGACGCCCGACAACCCCGGGCAGCCGTAGCGGCGCGTCTACTGGCAGGCTGAACAGCTGTGCCAAGAACCGGTCCGTTCGCCGTGGGGGACCGGGTGCAGCTCACCGACGCCAAGGGGCGTCACTACACGATGGTGCTGACGCCCGGCGGGGAGTTCCATACCCACCGCGGAATCATCGCGCTGGACACCGTCATCGGTCTGCCCGAGGGCAGCGTCGTCAAGTCGACCAGCGGCGACCAGTTCCTGGTGCTGCGGCCGCTGCTCGTCGACTACGTGATGTCGATGCCGCGCGGTGCGCAGGTCGTCTATCCCAAGGACGCCGCGCAGATCGTGCACGAGGGCGACATCTTCCCCGGCGCCCGGGTGCTGGAGGCCGGGGCCGGCTCCGGCGCGCTGACATGCTCGCTGCTGCGGGCAGTCGGTCCGCAGGGACGGGTGATCTCGTATGAGGTGCGCGACGACCACGCCGTGCACGCCGAACGCAACGTCAGGACCTTCTTCGGGGCGCTCCCGCCGAACTGGGACCTGGTCATCGCCGACCTCGGCGAGTACGGCGGACCGGAGGTGGACCGCGTCGTGCTCGACATGCTGGCCCCCTGGGAGGTGCTCGACACGGTCGCCTCAGCGCTGGTGGCCGGCGGGGTGCTGATGATCTACGTCGCGACGGTCACCCAGCTGTCCCGCGCGGTGGAGGCACTGCGCGAGCAGCAGTGCTGGACCGAACCGCGGGCGTGGGAGAGCATGCAGCGCGGTTGGCACGTCGTCGGCCTGGCGGTGCGCCCGCAACACACGATGCGCGGCCACACCGCGTTTCTGATCAGTGCGCGCAAGCTCGCGCCGGGCGCGGTGGCCCCGATGCCGGCGCGACGCAAACGCCAGATCGGGATCTAGTCGTCGGTGCTGCGCCGCAGGCCGCGCCGGGTCGACAGCAGCTCCATCTCCGGGCGTGAGGCCACCAGCCGCTCGGCGGCATCGAGCACGTCGACGACATGGCCGCGGTCGGCCGCGACCAGCGCCACCCCGACGTTGGCACGCCGATGCAGGTCCAGCGCGCCGGTTTCGGCGGCCGACACGGCGAACCGGCGGTGCAGTTCGGCGATCACCGGGCGG from Mycobacterium sp. IDR2000157661 harbors:
- a CDS encoding thioesterase family protein, with translation MIDCFYRRVGADGTGQLFDSTDGTRSNWDPRIQHGSPPLALMTKLIEESAADTGMRVGRLTLDIFGAIPVAPVRVHTRVERPGARISLIVAEMSAARPGGADRVVARVTAWLLATSDTSDATTDRYPPLVEGAPDPVPHSWQGATGYLEAVSWRRQPATDGTGNISWMSPLVPLVDSEPTTDLQRLAMVVDSANGVGAALDPERFVFMNTDTAVHLHRLPAGTDFALRARGSIGPDGIGVTTADLFDRQGFIGTAAQTLFVQRRP
- a CDS encoding RecB family exonuclease, encoding MGDQHGDDGGSRLGPEQARPARRPALSPSRAADFKQCPLLYRFRAIDRLPEPPSSAQLRGSVVHAALEQLYALPAPQRGPETALTLVDPAWDQVLAEKPDLAGDIAPDLRADLLAEARALLAGYYRLEDPTRFEPDSCEQRVEVELADGTLLRGFVDRIDVAPTGELRVVDYKTGKAPPEARALAEFKAMFQMKFYAVALFRSRGVLPTRLRLLYLADGQILDYSPDHDELLRFEKTLMAIWRAILTAGATGDFRPRPSALCDWCAHRSHCPEFGGTPPPYPGWPEVPDEGSPDADEAVLRTAEPAA
- a CDS encoding tRNA (adenine-N1)-methyltransferase produces the protein MPRTGPFAVGDRVQLTDAKGRHYTMVLTPGGEFHTHRGIIALDTVIGLPEGSVVKSTSGDQFLVLRPLLVDYVMSMPRGAQVVYPKDAAQIVHEGDIFPGARVLEAGAGSGALTCSLLRAVGPQGRVISYEVRDDHAVHAERNVRTFFGALPPNWDLVIADLGEYGGPEVDRVVLDMLAPWEVLDTVASALVAGGVLMIYVATVTQLSRAVEALREQQCWTEPRAWESMQRGWHVVGLAVRPQHTMRGHTAFLISARKLAPGAVAPMPARRKRQIGI
- a CDS encoding DUF503 domain-containing protein encodes the protein MWIGWLEFDLLLGDVRSLKQKRSAVRPVIAELHRRFAVSAAETGALDLHRRANVGVALVAADRGHVVDVLDAAERLVASRPEMELLSTRRGLRRSTDD